CAACTttatacagagagagagagaacagagtAGAAATCCAAAAAGCTGAAAAACAAAGTGAGAAACTGAGTATTGATGAGTGGATCAGTAATTTTGAAGTGTTTCTGTTCAATAAGCCTCCTGCCCTCCCTGCATGCGCATATACATAAATATGAATCAAACAACAATCACATTAAGATCGAAATCAGTGAAGTAATTATTATAAACTGTGGTGGAAGTTGCAGAAATTAAGATTATATATAGAACGAAATGATACATACTTTCTTGGGGGAGATGAAGTCGACAAACTTGTTCTTGTCTTTGCCCTTGGATGGAGACGATGCAGTAGCTGCTGCTGAGGCTGAACGAGGTTTTGTAGCGACACCGACCCTCCGAAGCTTTTCCCTCACGAATCTATCGTAAATGAAAGCTGCACCTCTGAACTGAGGAAGAACCAGCCACGCTACGAACACCAATTTTATATCGTACCAAATCggtatccttttttttattttttaaatcaaaaaaataaataaataaatttcatgTTAGATCGACATTCATGAATAACAGTAATTTACAGTCTGATCGAGATTAATAATTAagctacaaaaagaaaaaaaaaaaaaaaaaaaaaaaaaggaatattgAAGAGATAGATAAAATTACCATTGGAGAAGAGGTTGGAGAAGCATCTCAAGGAGAGTGAGGAATGAGTATAAGATCCAATACGCTAACCACTGCTCGTCATCCACCTTAGATGTGCTCTCCATCGCCATTACCGACGCATACAGTGGGTACACCAGCATCACCGCCGGTCTGTtaataaatttcaacaaatcccttaaattatatatttaataataataataataataataattaatcccaccaaaaaaacagaaagtatAAAATTAAAGAAGTATATATGAATTACCCAGCGAGGGAATGAAGATAGGTCACCGAAGTCCAGAAACGGCCCATTTCTTTTGATCTATTCTTCTTACTCACTCTGTTAATTAAAAGTAGTAGAAATAGTACGTAGTAGTGTTTTTCTATTgggaaaaccctaaaactgaGAGTGTGCAACGAAGACAGACGGTGATTGATGAAAAAtaggaagagggaaagaagcaACTAAAAAAATATTAGCGAAGGAGAAAGATAATAGAGCGAGATGGCGAAGATCGCAGATGGAAGAATAGGAGGAATTAAGATTGATAGATAGATTAGATAGGTTTATAACTTTATATATTGGGAGTTTTGGAGCATCGGTTGGACACGTGTCGAGAAATTTTAAGTAAGTATCCGATTCTGCCTTTAACGTGTCGATCAAAGTTTACCACCGACAAAGACTTGGAGAGTTGGAGGTTTGATCTCAGGATCTATTAGCGACTGAAATGTGCAAccccttttaatttatttatttatttatttttgtgctTTTCCCCAAACACAAGCCACGTGTCACGTTTTTTCATGTAGAAAGTCGGTGACAggtgttccccccccccccttcctcttcctcttcctcttcctcgtGCAGTCGTGCTCCATCCAGAGACGCATAGAGCTAGAAGAGAGCGAAGCGCAGTTTGTTGGGTAGAAGCCATTAAAGCAAAGCGCATTGACCTctccgcctctctctctctctatttgtaATCTTCCTCATcactcccccccacccccccctaATCCGGCTTTTAGTACATTAATTACATACGAGTTAAACAATCACCATTAATTTATTTTCCTCCTAAACGTTAGATTAGAATCAAATGTAGCGAATGAATACTCACCCTCCACAAAGAAGAATTACCTAGACAATCCTTATTTGCTAGGGTAATGCACGTGCAATACACGTCCCTGGCGAGCCCAACTGTCCAACCCCGTCCAAGCCCACCCTAAGATTGACATGGCCTAGGTTGGGCCAGGGCTTACTTGGATTGGGACATCCTGAGCTGAGGCTTCCGTTTAAACCCAGTgcgacccaacccaaccctgttatataaatatataaaataggGGAGAGTGGCTCATGTGTGTGGGGCCAACGAGAGCGTCCACCGAagcatcatgggggtgggatttccGCCTATCATAGGGGGTAGAGCAGTCGAAGACTTCCATCTCCAAGCTTAGCTCAGACATAGCTCACTTCTTTTTGGGTGTAAAGCAGTGTCAAACTGAAATACCCAATAAGCATTAGCTCCCCCTGAAAAGGAGGTGATCCAGCCGCACCTTCCAATATGACTTCACTCTAGTCACTAGCCCTGCCTTTAGCATCCCCCTCCTAACAGTTAAGGTAATGACTTCGGGCATGGCCAGCTGTCTGGGTGTGGGCGGTACACTCTCCCAAAGAGAACTTTTCAtcttcatataaaatatatgggCAAGATATCGCTGGCTATCTGGACAGTCCCTGCACCAAcctggggccaatgagagcttGTGCATggacatcaacatggatgggagTTTTTATTTCAATGCGGGTGGAATGGTAACTTTGTATGTTCCCCAATGTAGTTGAAACAGGAGCTACAAGACCAGTTGACGTTTTTCTTCccaaaatatataattatatcatacattttgcccccaaaaaaacaaaacaccaaGTGCAGCCAGGGTCGGTCCAGTCCAGGCCAATTAGGGTCAAATCAAGATTTAGGCTGAATTTAGATGGGTTAAACTCAATGGAATAAGGCCTGGGCTGAGCTTCCAGCCTGATCTTAGGTTGGGAACCTTGGCTGAATGAGGATGTCGAAAATTGCGGATTCTTTGGTCTTCTTGGCTCAATCCATAGAGGGGATGAATGTTTATGTACGTGAACAACTCTCAACCGTTCAGATGAAACATTGCCACATAATGGATTCCATCTGCATGGCTGTGAGTCGTTAACGTATGTTAATGTACGTGAACACTCCCTGCACTTCAATGGGTTAAGAAGTTTGGCTAACGATATAACCGGGTTAAGCTTCCAAAGCTATCTTTCCTCCAAATCTCTGCATAAGTGGGATGCTTGGGatttaaaaattttggaaattttgatgatttttaCAAGATCGTGATTAAATAACAAGCGAATTAAGGAATCAGGAatattttggtcaaaatttcgaTCATTTCAACTGTTggccccccaccccaccccaccccaaatGACACTGTTTCAAtcggacgaaattttgctgctacgcTAGTAGcaagaatgttcctgctacatggctggcagccaaggaaatgggatcttaaagggtattttagaaaatactaaaacctaggagggtatttatgaacccagaTGGGGAGTGAGTTATtgcatttccttggctgccagccttgtaacAGGAACATTCTAGCAAAAAATTTTCCGTTTCAATCATACACTATCCCATCTGTCAGCATTTTCTCCTTTACTTTCAATTatctttatttttccatttgatcaacttgattttaattgatttaaACTCTGCCCGTTCACAAAAGTTTAGTCTCTTTTGAACATGGtagcattttttatttaaattctgcCAGTCCACAAAAGTTTAGCCTCAtctaatataataatattttcaCAATTTAGATtctaaaattgtttttttttttttttataaatgaatTGAGATGATTCGGCATAGAGAAGCACACCAATGAAATGCAATAAAATGGTGTCATACAACGATTAAAGGTTAGCCTTTGTTGCAAATTGCAAACTTGTCCAAACTCCGACCAAATCGATTGACACTCTAGGCAAAGGGTTTAGGCTGCATCACCTTAAATGAGCATCAAAGGTTAGTCTTCGTTGTGAATTGCGATAGATCCTTTGTACCCTACTTGATTATTAGTTGGCGAGGTCCTGGTGGTAAAGCAAGGGAAAAGAGCAACCACAGACACTAGTAGGAATACAGAGATTAAAAAAGAGCTAAGAAATAGGCAACAAATTTGGACCACTTCTCAACTTGTGCGAGCCAGGAAATAGGATTAAAACTTGGACCATGTGTTGGTTTGTGCGTGTCATCATTGTGCAGGGCCATGCTAATCTTATCTGTATCATTCCAATTTTATCAAATATCTCCGCAGAGACATATTTAATGAatcatttttataaaatatagtAAGAGAAAGCATTGTACCTcagcgatgtgggactatttcACCCACTAGACCTCTAGCGTTGGGCCTAACTCCAGCTGACAAGGGTTGTAACTAGAAACTGGACCAACCTGAACTATGTCCATTAACAACTCTACAGTCTCTACTACTTCAAACTCTTGTCTCTCCACTCTTATTTGAATATCTCTTTAGGTGAAAATTCAGCGAAAGGACTGCTTGGTCCAAGAATTTGGAGCCTTCTATCACTTTGAAGCTGATAAAAGAGTGGAAGAAATCATTAGGCATAAAGATCAAAATGCATTACGGTCTAAGGAGTTAAGAGAATGACTAGATCATGTTAAAATTGATATCTCTGGGGTACTACTTGATCATCATCTACCTCATCAGCTCCTTGAAGGCCCTAGGGgctgtttcatcttggagatcGATTCGCAAGTTCCCATATTACACCATAGAGGGTGACTACGATCTTTAATGAAAGTGACCGATAGCACGACTCAGCCCCATCAAGTACTGTTCATGATTGTGTTTGAGTTTCAACATCTCCTACAATTCGTGGTTGCTTCTCTAATGATGATTAAGCGTACTAGATAAGTTCTACTTCTCAATTCCACACACAATAGGGTTAGGCCTGAGCTGAGATCTCCCAGCATGATCTTGGGCTGGGCTGAGTTAAGAGTACCTCCTTTCTTTGACAATACCTGAATTTGAGGTCCCTTGCTAAGTTTTTATAAGTTATACATACCCTCTTACAAATCGATTTCCCTCTCCTTCAGAAGTTCAAACTAATATTAGCCTTCTTCATTAAACCATAAACAGCTTTGCCTCCTTATTTTGgacatttaaaaataaagaaactcACCTAGGAGGTAATTTTGTTATGTAAGCGAATGATAAGGGGGTTCTTGTCTCAGTCTCACAAGTTACAACAGGGGTTTGTTGAAacaagaagagaggaagaatgtTGGTGCGGCTCTACTAGCTCCCAAAGTGCGCAAGAGGGTTGTTGGCCATTAGAGCCAAAGGTTTAAGAGTTTGGATCGAGACCAGAATTTGTAGCCGCCGATTCCGATTCAATTCCATTCTAGATCAGCTAGAATCGGATtgaatcaatttaaaaacaaaccATAGAATCGGCATAAGTTACCATAAAATTGGGTTCTGTGCCATTCTAGATCGGCTGTAGTAGGAATCAGTATAGGGACTCCAATCCAAATcaaccgattcctcaaaccctGATAGGAGGAGATattaaatggaaaaataaagtaaatataAGAATTAATTTCTAAAAATTTGTCTTATAGTAACATTTCAATAACGGATcattaacccaaaaaagaaagaaagaaagaaaattcagTAACAACATTCTACATCCATCACCTCAAGTAGCTGGTGTTGCTGCTTGTCATCTAGACCGGCATTCTTTCAGAAAATATGTCGGATCACTGTTATCTCCATATTTTCATACAGATAACCCAggagccaaaaaaaaaggaatgtgATGAGACCAGGTTTTGATCAGTGACTCATCTTGAAGGATGTTACGAACACTAACAGCCGTTGTCTGCTCCCATTTTTGCAGAGCCTGTCATTGAATGTCTCGGACGATCATAATCTCAAGAAGTATGACGACTCTGGAGTACCAAAGTGAATTTCGGCAAATCACATTTACTCAAATCCTTTACAAGAAGGAAGCAAGTGTAGATGGAGATTCTGACACTAATCGCAGAGTACATGCAGAAGAGATTTGGAAAGCATTCACCTTCTCTGTATGCTAGAAGACAAGGAATATAGAGTTGAAGCAAGAGCATTAAGGTACATTAAGTCCAGTCGTTCACCTCCCATATAAATAAATTCTCTCTTTccaatttcctttcttttcataATTTCCTGCAGAATTTGTGAGTCCTCACAATACATTCTTTCAGAACCGTTCTGCCATTTCTTAGCTCCAGATATTCAATGCTCATTCTTAAAGCCAGTGAGTGTAGGAAGACTAGGGTGGGGGATAAAACCAAGTTATAATTAACATATAGAAAAATACACTTCTCATTCAATAGAATTAAAATCAAGTGAAATACATTCCCTGACAACAACAACAGGGTGGGGGATAAAGCCAAGTTATAATTAGCATATAGAAAAATACACTTCTCATTCAACAGAATTAAAATCAAGTGAAATACATTCCCAGACAACAACAACAGGGCCAATCCAGAATGCTCTAAAACCTTCAAGAAAGTCGACAACAACATAAGGCCGGAAAAACTACTACAAATGTACTAACACATGGGGTCTCAAGCGCAGGCAAATAGACCTGCAGTTACAGTCAATGATGCACAAAACTAAATATAGTTCAGAATGGAAAGGAGTGCAGTGGAAACTCCCTTGCATCTGAGGAAAGAATGATGAACAGATGAAGACTCATTTGCAGGCAAAATATTCCCACTGGGTTTGGGGGAAAGGTGAAGATAGAGCattagaaacaaaaaggagaagaaaatcctAGTTCTATATAACCTAATCAACAAAACTTGAAGATGGCATGCTCCTCAAAGTACAACAGCAGCCTTCTCCTGTGAAACACATAGTGCTGGATGGGCTATCAAGGGCTCATAGTGATCAGCTCCGGCGCCACACCAACCTGTAAGGCAGAGAGATTTAAGAAACAACTTGAGAAATACCAATGTTATTTACACAAGTAGATACAGtcagaaaataaaatgaaactaGCCCAAGTAACAGTCAACAGCAATAATTTTCCAAGCAGTAGCAGATATAAATATACCCTTTTATGCTGCTTCTTTGTCAATTCAGACTGAACTCTGGATCACAACTTGCAACCATTTATTTCATGAAATAACAATTGGTTGTGATTTTTCCACTCAAACAATGATCATAAAGGTACCATAGTTGAAACCAGAGTTTTTAAGAACCTTAGGACCAGATGGTAAGACTATTAACCTTTTATGGGGAAACAGTCTATTCATTCAACCTGACTGGCTTATGTAAAAACGGTACACTTAAAATTTGGCCAAGacaatttcttttgttttattttgctgaATTTCGATAATGGACAATGGATCTGCATGCTGTCCACATGGAATAGAATCTTCCTCGCCAAGCCAAGGGGAGCATGGGATGGGGCACTGCATGGTTCGTATACAGAGGGGACCCACATAGGAGAGAGTGTGAGAAGGCACATGATACCGGCAGCGTGGCCATCATTTTCCCTTTTGATACTTATGCATGAAAACAGTATACATACAAGACAATTAAATTAATCACAGGAATGCAACTTTGGTAGTTTGAACCCAGGACAGTGCGCCTTCGGAAAGCAAAAACACCCAGCAGTACCACTATGAGTCCAAACTTCGCATTAGTAAACGCCATGTTAATTTTATGCATACATACATGGACTGTTGCTGGAACAGTCAATTGGACCACTGAACAGTAGATGCCTAATCCATTCTAAATACAATGGGTTGAAACACTAACCATAGAAAAATAAACTGCATGCATCTGCACGATGATAAATAACCATTTACCTGTCCCCttcatgaaaagaaaaaatggaggtTCACAGATTTGACCCCTCGGACAATGtggaagaaagaaaacacaattTTCTCCATCAACCATTCCATCTGATCCATGAGCTTGAACCTGTTGAAAAAATTTGTGGGGAGGGGGATGTTTTAAGAATGTTTAGTATATGTATGTCTTTGCCATCCAAATATCACCAAAGTTCAACTTGAGAATGCTCAGAGaacatacaaacacaataatattGACTGAGTGGAAGCTCAAGGTAACTCTATCAAATTGATCGACTGTACATCCATagttacataaaaaagaaaaaaagaatcatgaacatcattttttttttatcaaattcatCATATAGACCTCAAAGTCATAATTGTAAGGAAAAATCCTTAAGTAATATCCCAATTAAAGGAAGACACTAATTTTAGCAGCATACAATTTAGTAAGTAAAATAGCAATGAGCAGGTCCTGCAGGCTGGCTAACCGACATGACTAGTTCGTTAGAAAAGGGGAgaaggggttggggggggggggggagaggggtgaGTTTAATGGTGCAATGCCAGTAAGGAAACGACTGGATTAAGGCAATCTACACATCTACACTTTACTATAAAGGCAAACAAATAATGTACTCCAGGAATCCACTCACTGATACTCATCCCCTCCTGCAAATTAATACTTCATTAGCATATGGACATATGCAAAGGCTTTCACTATGATTCTATGGAGCTAATAATTAAACAACACTCATTACATTCATATAGAAGTCAGTCATCCCAACATGTCAATATCTATTCCAGGACGATATTATCACTCATTAGGAGATATTACAGTAATACATATGAAGACATTTTTCTAGTAGCATTCCAGATTCATTTAAGGTGCCAATCACATGATCATTTTCAAACCATTTTATTGGTTCCCAAAGGAAAAAACATCCCTATGCAAGGTTGTTATATGGATACTAAGTGATCCAACCCGGAATTTGAAAGTGACACCTCTTGTTAGACCGCTTAGCATTGAAACAATCCATTATTGAATTTAATATGGTCCATATGAATTGAATAGCCGCATTGTGCAAACATGAAGGACAAATTGGAACAAGTTTCTTAGAacaagtacagatatgcccagATGGAAGAGAAATTCAAGTTTAATCATTTGGGATGGATATTAATATAACAGAGACGAAGAAGAGTTTGAAGGATTGAAGCATCTTCTCACCACATAAACCTCCCTCTTGAATTCAGTTGCCAAACTCTCTATCGCAATGTCATCTCCAAAAGCAGCTGCACGTCCTTCTCTATTCTCATCTACAGTTAACAACCCCTCCTCAGTATATTGCAAAGTGACGATATCAAATTCATCATGAGGACTACCAGAGATGGACATGTATTTGGCCCAACTCAGGGCATCATCCACTGCAATGCATCTCTCTTTATATATGGACTCCGCAGCCACTTCCCTTCAATCATAAATATGCAAACAAGCAACCAAATAACTAAACAAAAATGCCTAGATAAGTTTACCCATATCGACTTGAAGTCCTGAACAGCAAATCTATCTACAAAAATAGAATATGAAAGCGGAAGAAAGAAATATcagaaaccaaaaacaaacaaaaccatCATCCTTAAATATTGCAAGGGACGTGTAGAAACTGATGCGCTTTAAGCTAAAACAGGAGTTCAATGCATTTCGCATTCCAGCAAAATGCAACCAAAATAATTAGTAAAAAAGAGAGGAGTCGTTTACAGTAACCTAAATAAAGgtgaaaccccccccccccccaaaaaaaaagaaagaagggggggCACTCATACATCTGAGAGGCTCCATCAGATGcgtttaaactttaaagaatCTAAGACTCAAAGAAAACCTCATGAAATCAGAAGCATCAAAACATAGAAAccgcaaaaaaataaaataaaaattacctCTGCATCCCAAGATCGACCAGCTCGTTGATCGCTACGTCGAGACCCACACGATCTTCCTTCTTGGCCAACAATTTGACCTCCTGAACAACATGTATCCCCCAACCAGCTTTCAAATCGGGAGAATAAAGATGCTTAATGGCGGCATCGATGGAATCTCTTTCCAAACCGCCGTCAGATCCGAGATCTTGAAGAAACCTCGAGACAGTCCGACGCCTGAGATCTCTAGCATCGACGGCGGATCCCATAGCCTTCTGGGACGCCGTAAAAAGGCAGTTTCCGTCGGCTTCAACGTCTCCTCCATGCGATAGGCGGAAAATGATTGATCTTTCAGGGGAAGAATCTGTCTCTGGTTGTTTCCAAAGAACTCCCTTGGCATGAAGCCTTTGCAAGTAGCGCTTTTGCTGATCTTCTAAACCGCTGACGGTGTCCCAAGTGTTTGTCTCCGAGAGATCGGAATCTTTGGAGCTGTCAAAAGATGCTGTTGAAGTCGGATCTTTCCAAGGTAGGAGCGGTGGTGAAGGTTGGAAAGTCTCGGCAATCGCCGTCGTATCGCAGAGTAGCTTCCCCATTTTACTCTCTTTTATATTTTCCGATCCCTTCCTCTTCGATGGATTGGACTCGCAGACTtgcaggggaagagagagaaacagagagagtcTCAgagaaacgagagagagagagagagagagaggggatttCCGTTGAAGTTAGGGTTAACGGATAGATCAACGGGGGATGAGCCTCTTAAACGTGGCAAAATCAAGATCGTTTATATGTCCAGTGGGCTATTGGTGACCGTTCCCTCATTATAACGTTAGCCCAATTGGCAATTGCGCATCTGATAAAAACTAAAATCCCCATTTATGGTTTGAACGTTCAACAGTTTGTCCGCACGTTGACTATTTGGCCATTCCGCGTCCGCTCTCCGctgtaaataatattttttttcaaaagaaaaatattcgAATCCTCGTCTACAAAGAAAGGAttctttttcaaaagaaaactaTTCGAATCCTCTACTACAAAGAAAGGtgtttttttgtcttattaaaACGTCCAACCTGTTGAGAAATATTGGCATTTTGCCCACATACCTGAGCACACAGTTGTGTGCTGGGaaattatcctcttcaattttcTAAAGTTTGATAGTGCAATAATGTTAGGTGGAGATATCAACACCTGACAGTTCAGACATTTAATGGTCTaagctcattgactatgttgagctcaAACATCCAACGGTCCTAACCCTCTTTCCCCTCCATCatctctgatttcttctcccGTTTTGCTCTGTTTTCTTTGAATTCAGCCCTGCTTTTGCTGGTTTTGGTTTAGGGTTCCACCCTATCAGTACCTGGAATTAAAAACTGCTTCTAGTTCCTATATCGAAGCTGATGAAATAACAATAGTGAAACATACCCTTATCCCTAAGGTTGAACCGAAACACGAGGAAAAGGATAGAGAACACTGAGAGTTTTCTTGGTCGAAAAGTAAAAGGAGTTGAAGAGCTCAAACTGATAAACACAAAATCCAATCTCTATTGACAATATAGAGTTTGAAGGAATCAATGAAAAGCCGCAAAACAAGACAAAAAAGATAATCTGAAAGAATAATACTCGTATTTGGCTAGACAAAGGATCAATTCTAGAAGCATagatgagttgcaggtctcCTCCTTCTGAGTTGTAGGTCTCCAATGGTGTTTGTATTGGGATTTTACTCTCAAGGGTATTACGAAGAGTTCACCCTATTGGAAGGATAATTTtgtcattataaaagagttaacaaTGACTTAACTGCTAAGACCTAACAAAGTGGACTAAGTAGATAtacaatcaaaaaataaaaggtgtctgtgatattttagaattttttgaAATGTCTGTGATATACGATTCACTTACAggatgtccgtgaaattttaccttttaaatttatttatttggtttcaACTTCTAAAGACACATTATTCAGTTTTCCTTGTATAGGAGCCTCAAAACTTAATGGGTGGTATAGAAACAATAAACTACATGAGTGGTGTGGTTCCACGGATATGATACTAAATGTAAGGTCTCAACCGGCTCAAACCGGCACCACATATATCAAATATATGTACATGTGGTCTCAAATCCTTTTCTCCCAAGTCATAATAACCTCATTGAAAACGTGGTTAAAAAAAAGTTATGTGGTCAAGATGCACTGGAATCTGAAGATATTACTTTTATCATGTACTCTAATGTTGCCACGTGTCCTAAGTCCTAACCTGTATGACGGGAAAACTTCCATCTGTTGTAtcttaaaaagaagaaaacaaaagaagataaTGACGAAAACCATGTTTTTGTCAATTGTAGGACACATGGC
The nucleotide sequence above comes from Telopea speciosissima isolate NSW1024214 ecotype Mountain lineage chromosome 3, Tspe_v1, whole genome shotgun sequence. Encoded proteins:
- the LOC122656442 gene encoding HVA22-like protein e, producing the protein MGRFWTSVTYLHSLAGPAVMLVYPLYASVMAMESTSKVDDEQWLAYWILYSFLTLLEMLLQPLLQWIPIWYDIKLVFVAWLVLPQFRGAAFIYDRFVREKLRRVGVATKPRSASAAATASSPSKGKDKNKFVDFISPKKGGQEAY
- the LOC122656441 gene encoding uncharacterized protein LOC122656441, with product MGKLLCDTTAIAETFQPSPPLLPWKDPTSTASFDSSKDSDLSETNTWDTVSGLEDQQKRYLQRLHAKGVLWKQPETDSSPERSIIFRLSHGGDVEADGNCLFTASQKAMGSAVDARDLRRRTVSRFLQDLGSDGGLERDSIDAAIKHLYSPDLKAGWGIHVVQEVKLLAKKEDRVGLDVAINELVDLGMQREVAAESIYKERCIAVDDALSWAKYMSISGSPHDEFDIVTLQYTEEGLLTVDENREGRAAAFGDDIAIESLATEFKREVYVVQAHGSDGMVDGENCVFFLPHCPRGQICEPPFFLFMKGTGWCGAGADHYEPLIAHPALCVSQEKAAVVL